The nucleotide window CGGACCATATCGATGAGCAGACCGGTAGTCCACGATGTACTAGGAACCAAAGCAAAAACTACTCAGTCCGCGCCGCGACGCGGGCGAACTGTCAGGTTTGTCGATGGCTGAGGCTTCATTTGATCATCGTTCGGCGCAAACATCGTGCCGCCGCAAGATTTCGATCAGATTTCGATTCCGGTGCCGATCCGAGATCGGGTGTCCGGCCGGAGAACCGTCAGGAAAGTGTGAAGTGGACGCCGACCATCGCACGACGCCGCGAAGGGCGTCGCGCGATGATCTACGAAGGGTCGGTCAGGCGGCGGAGGGGATCCACGGCTTCCAGGTGGCCTCGTGTTCCTTGACCCACTTCTCGCCGGCTGCTTCGGCGGTCATGCCCTGGTTGGTGATGTAGTCGGAGACGAGGTTCTGGTCCTCGTTGGTCCATTGGAAGTTCTTGACCAGCTGGTACGCCGTGCTGTTCGTGTCGGCGAACTTCTTGCTGGCGATCTTGTCGAGGGTGTAGTCGGGGTAGTCGCAGGCGACCTTCTTGGGGTCGGCGTCGCAACCGGCGGTGTACGCCGGCAGCTTGACCCGGACGTACTTCTCCTTGGCGAACAGCCACTGCGGCTCGTAGAAGTAGAACAGCAGCGGCTTGGTCTGCGCGGTGGCCTGCTGGGCCGCCTTGATGATCGCGGCCTCGCTGCCGGAGAAGACGACCTCGTAGTTGAGCTTGAGGTTGCCGACCAGGGCGGCGTCATTGGTGACGAACGAGGGGTCGCCGTCGAGGAGCTGACCCTTGCCCTTGGACTCGGAGGTCTTGAACAGGTCCGCGTACTTGTTCAGGTTCTTGTAATCGGTGATGTCCGGGTACTTGTCGACCATCCACTGGGGTACGTACCAGCCGATGACGCCTTTGTTGCCGGTGGGGCCGACCTCGACCGCGGTTTTCTTCTCCTGGATGTAGGTCTTCTTGAGGTCGTCGTGTCCCCAGTTCTCGAGGATGACGTCGACCTCGCCGGTTTCGAAGCCCTGCCAGGAGATTTCCTCTTTCAGGTTCTTCTTGTCGACGGTGTAACCGAGTTCGTGTTCGAGCAGGTATCCGACGACGGCCGCGTTGGCTTCGTAGCCGACCCAGGGGTTGACGGCGATTTTCACGGTGCCTTTGGAGCCGGCGGCGGGTTTGTCGTCGGTGCCGGCGTCTGAGGTGGCGCCGCTGCAACCGGCGATGCTCAACGTCAGGGCGGCGACGGCCGCGGTAAGCCGATATTTCATGGGGTGGTTCCCTCGCAGAGTGAAGCGTGCAGCGTGAAAGCTTGAGGTGGGGTGGGTCCGATGGCTGAGTACGCACAGCCTCCGAGTTGCCGCCATAGATTGGTTCGTCTCGACACAGTGGTCAATGCCGCGGCGAGAGTTTAACCAGAGTGCAATAAGTGTTAACGCGGCGTAGCGGGCACCCCGTACCCGTCGGCGCCGGGGTGGACGTGTGAGTTTCGCCTGCGCAGCGCCTTGGCGGCAACCTACGATATCGGTGCAATGGGCAGATTGGTATGCCCCTGTCCGGCACGGACCGTTGCGTGAGGGTCGATCCACACGAGAAGGTCAGAGCCACCCCAACGGAGGTGCCTTGTGGATTCGCCGCGGACTCTGGCCGGACTCGGAGCGCTACTGCTCGCCGCCGCACTCGTCTCGAACCCGGCGTCGGCCGAGCCGGTCGAGCCCGTGCCGGGCGCACACTCGACGAGGGACTTCGGCAACGGTCCCGAGCGCAACGAGATCGCCGCGACCACCGCCGAGGCGAGCGCCGAGGCCGCGCGGGCCGCACCGCTGGGCGCGACGCCGGACAGTCGCTGGACGCCGCCGCGCCGGGGCTACCCGCGCCGGACCGAGCTGCGGGTCTACCCCGAGAACCCGGCGGACAAGTCGATCAAGCTCGGGCTCGTCCCGTACCATGGCATCGCGCCCCGGCTGAACGCGCTGCAGGCGGCCTCCGACCGGGTCTCCGCCGAGGTGATCGGGCACTCCGCCCTGGGCCGCGACCTGTACCTGGTCACCGTGACCGCGCCGGAGTCGGCCGCCGAGGCCGCCCGGCAGGACCGCTGGCGCGCGCTGATCGAGGACGACCCGGGCGCCGCCCGGCGCGACAAGGCCCTGGTGCGCGGCTACAAGACCCCGGTGTGGATCAACGCGAACATCCACGGCGACGAGTGGGAGGGCACCGACGGCGCCCTGCGCGTCATCGAACGGCTCGCCGGGGCCACCGACCCCGCGACCCGGCGCCTGCTCGAGCGCACCCGGTTGTACGTGACCGTGACCAACAACCCCGACGGGCGGATCGCCGGCACCCGCGCCAACGGCGCCGGCTTCGACATCAACCGCGACCAGGCGACCAACTCGCAGCCGGAGTCGCGGGCCACGCGCGACGTGGTCATCGCGACCCAGCCGTTCGTGATGCTCGACGAGCACGGCTACACCGGCACCACCCTGATCGAGCCGGCGACGCCGCCGCACGGCCAGAACTACGAGTACGACCTCTACATCAAGCACGCGCTGCCGAACGCCGAGGGCATGGAGGCCGCGATCCAGCGGCTCGGCCACCCCGAGACGGCGCGGGCCGACATCCCGTTCCGCGACTTCGAGCCGGGCGACTGGGACGACTGGCCGCCGGTCTTCAACCCGATGTACGCGATCTACCAGGGTGCCGTCGGGCACACCGTGGAGATTCCCCTCGCGGTCAATCACGGTGAGTACGAGACGCTGCCGGTCGCCGAGCTGCGCCGCCGCGCGGGAGTGAACACCGACGTCGCCGCGGCGACCATCGAGGCCGCGATCGGCTACGCAGACGAGCACCGCGCCGACCTGCTCGCCGACCAGATCGAGCAGTTCCGCCGCGGCTGGGCCGGTGCGCCGTCGCCGGAGATCCCGGACGGCTTCGTACCGGGGTTCGGCCCCGAGGACCGCTTCTCCACCCGGTTCCCGCGCGCCTACGTCATCCCGGCCGGCGCCGCGCAGCGGTCCCCGGCCGCCGCGGCCCGGCTCGTCGACCACCTGGTCGCCGGCGACGTGCGGGTGACGCGGGCCCGGCACGACTTCGCCCTCGCCGGCCGGTCCTACCGCGCGGGCTCGTACGTCGTCGACATGCACCAGCCCAAGCGCGGCCTGGCCAACGCGCTGCTCGAGGCGGGCCGGGACATCTCTGCGCTGGTGCCGCAGATGTACGACATCTCGGGCTGGAGCAACCGCCTGCTCTGGGGCGCCTCGGTCGACGTCAGCGCCACCGCCGCGCCGCGGGTGGCCACCGTCGCGGTCACCGCGGCGTCGCCGACCGGCGCCGTCGCCGCCGCGCGCGGCCGCGACCTGTCCCTGACCATGCGCGACGGCGCCGACGTGCGCGCCGTCAACGCCCTGCTCGACCTCGGCGTCGAGCTGCGCCGGACCGACGCGGCCACCGTCGTGGTCCCGGCCGGTGCGCGCCGCGAGGCCGAGGTCGTGGCGGACCGGTACGGCGTGCGGTTCACCGCCGCGCCGCGTGGATCCGCCGGCACCGCGTTCACGGCGCCGGTGATCGCGGCCGCGGTCTCGGCCGACGAGCTGTTCGCGCTGCGCGAGATGGGCTTCGACGTGCGTCCCGTCTCGACGGCCCTGCTCAACGCGGGCGCGGAACTGTCCGACGCCGACACCCTGGTGGTCTCCTCGGGCCTCTCGTACGCCCAGCTCAACGCGGTCGGCAAGGCCGAGGTCGACGAGCTGCTCGCCCGCGGCGGCGTGGTGACCCGGGGCCGGACCGGCGCGGCCTTCAACGCGGCGGCCGGGCTGCTGCCGGCGACCGCGGTGACCGGCCGCACCGACGCCAACGGGGTGGTCGCGGTGCGCAACACCGGCCCGGTCGTCGGCGCGGGATCGCTGCCGTACGCCTTCGTCTTCTCGCCGATCTGGTTCACCGGCACCGGCTTCACGGTCGAGCAGCGTTACGCCGCCGCCGACCCGCTGATCGCCGGGCACTGGCTGCCGGCCACGCCGGGCGCCGGCGGCCCGGAGCAGGCGGCGGACCAGGCCGCGGTGATCTCGGGCGTGACGGCCCGGGGCGGCCGGGCGGTCATGTTCGGCACCGAGCCGCTGTTCCGGGCGCACCCGAAGGGCCTCTACGCCGAGTTCGCCCGGGCCCTGTACTGGACGGCCTCGTAGCCGCCGGTCGGGCACCCTGCGCGGGACGCTATTCTTCGAGCCCGCGCAGGGGGAGGAAACATCGCCATGTATGAGCAGCAGCAGCCGTGGGGCCAGCCGCAGCAGCCCGGTCATCCGCCGCAGGGCGCCGGGGGTTCCGCGATCGCGCTGACGCTGAAATATCATCCGCTCGCGTTCCTGATGGGGTTCATCAAGCCGCAGGTGCAGATCAACGGGCACCCGGTCCAGGCCGGCTGGAAGGCCCGCACGGTGCTGCCCGTGCAGCCGGGCCAGTACCACCTGCACGTGCACGTGCCGTACCTGATCCCGACCCGGATCGGCGTCGCGGACCTGGGCGTCAACGTGCTGCCCGGGCAGACCGTCGAGCTCGAGTACCGGGCGCCGATGATCGCCTTCATGGGCGGGGCGCTGGGCGGGCCGCCGCAGAAGTACCCCGGCATGGCCGCCTCGATCGTGTTGCTCGTGATCAGTCTCGTGATCCTGCTCTGCGTCTGCGGCGGCCTCCTCGCCGCGATCCTGAGCAGCTCGAACGACCCGTACGCCCTGCCCGCGCCGAGCGACCTCCCGGCCGTCATGGCCGGGCTGATGTCGCTGCTGCGCTGACCGGCGCCCATCAGGTCCAGGTACCGCCGGCGACCTCGGTGGTGCTCTCGAGGTAGGTGAGCAGCGCCAGCCGGTCGTCGAAGTCGAGGTCGGCGAAGGCGGCGTGCGCGGTCGCCCAGGATCGTTCGGTCGCGGCCGCGAGCAGGCCGATGATCGCCGCCCAGGCGAGCGAGACCAGGTGGAACATCCGGTCCTCGCGCAGCGACGGCAGGCGGCTCAGCTCGCCGAGCGCGTCGGTCGCGGCGTCGTCGGTCCTGGCCCGGCCGATCAGCTCGAGCACCGCCCGGCCGCGGTGCGGGTGGTTGCCGCAGGCCAGCGCCGTCAGCTCCGGCACGGACATGTCGTGCACCGGCGGCGCGGGAGTGCGGGCGACGGTGGCCCGCTCGCACCTGCGGGGATGGCGCGAGGCCCGCGGCGCGCCGGTGCGGGCGGCGAAGGAACAGGCGGGGGGTCGCACTGTGAAGTTCATCGGTCGTGCCTCACTTGGTGGTCGGTGGTTGTCGAGTTCGTGACGGCACCCCGCACGGGGGTGGATCGCACGGGGTGCCGTCGGTTCCGGGTTCGCCGTCAGGCGAAGCGGGCGGCGATCCAGTCGGCGACCTGGCCGGTCGTCGCGAAGACGGTCTGGTCGTGGTTCGCCCCGTCGACGGAGACGAAGTCCACGGGCTGGGTCTGGTATCCGGTGAGCTGGTCCAGCAGCGGTCCGGCGGTGAGGCCGTAGGGCACGGCCTCGTCGTCGGTGCCCTGGATCAGCAGCACGGGCGCGGTCGGCGCGCTCTGTGCCGGGTCGTCGTTGGCGGCGAGCTGGTCGATCACCGGCTGCGGCAACGCGCCGCCGACCAGCAGCTCCTCCGCCGTGAGGGTCTCGTAGGCGGCGAGGACCTCGTAGAGGCAGCCGCTCTGCAACACCGACGTCTTCTGCTTGGCCGGCGCCGCCAGCACGGAGTTCGGGTCGAAGGCCGGGTTGACGGCGTTCAGTCCGTACAGGCCCATCACCAGGTAGCCCTGGCCCGGTGTGCCGGGGATCAGTGGGGCGAAGATCTGCACGTTGGACACCGGTGCGATCGACGAGACGCCCTTGAGCACCAGTGCGCCGTCGTAGGCGGGTGCGATCTGCCCGGCGAAGAGGGCGCCCTGCCCGCCCTGCGAGTGGCCGTCGATCGCGTACTGCGTGGTGAGCTTGTTGTCGAGGTTGCGCGCCGCCTTGACGCTGTCGATCATCGCGCGGGCCTCGCTGAGCCCGACCAGGTAGGGGTGCGCTCCCGGCGTGCCGAGGCCCGGGTAGTCCGGCGCGGTGACCGTCCAGCCCTTGGCCAGCAGGGCGGCGATCGCCGCACGCGCCTCGGGCCAGAACACGGCCTGGCTGGCCGACGGCGCGCACTTGTCGGCCAGCCCGGTCGTGCCGTGACCCCACACCACGGTCTTGTTCTTCCGGTTGCTCTTCGGCGTCATGACCAGGCCGGTGGCGGTGGCCGTCGCGCCGTTCAGGGCGGTGGTGGTGTACGCGATGCGCTTGCCGTTCGCCAGCGACGACAGCTCCGCTGGCAGCGTCGCCGTGCCGGAGACGATGACCGTGCCGGGGGCGATGGCCGCGCCGGCCGGGCCGCCGACGAAAAAGAGAATGGCGGCGCAGACGAGCGCGACATTAATGGCGGCCACCCATTTGAGCAGGGCAGAGTTCACTATCGGTCCCTTTCAGGGCTGGGTTTCTCGGGCACGGAGCAGCCCGGAAGGAATTACGAAATGGAGTGAAAAAACAGGTCAGGCGAAATGATCGGCGATGCGCCGCAGGGCGGTGATGGTCTCCAGGTCGCGGAGCTCGTCGTCCTGGGTGGGCCAGGCGCTGCACTTGACGATCACGATGTCGGCGCTCGGGTCGACGAAGAGGTACTGGCCGTGCACGCCCAGGCCGGTGAAGGCCTGGAAGGCGCTGTCGCCCAGGGTCCACCACTGGTTGGAGTAGCCGTAGTGCGGGTAGCCGCTCGGGCCGAGCGACCCGACGGCGAGCTGGGGCAGGTCGCTGCCGAGGCTGCGGCGTACCCATTCGCGGGGCACGATCTGGATGCCGTCGGCGACGCCGTCGTTCGCCATGAGCAGGCCGAGGCGGGCGACGTCGCGCGGGGTGGCGTTGAGCGAGCCGGCGCCGAGGGCGGTGCGCGGGCGCGCCCGGGTGAGCCAGTAGTAGGCGTCGCGGTCGGCGCCGATGAAGCGCCACAACCGCTTGGCCGCGTATTCCGCGAGGGTGGTCCCGGTCGCGGCCTCCAGCACCCAGCCGAGGATCTGCGCGTCGAACGTGGAGTAGTTGAAGTGCTCGCCGGGCGCGGCGGTGCGGGGCGCCGAGCGGATCAACCCGGCGACGTCGCCGCCGCCCATGACGGCCTGCTCGAAGCGCTTGATGCCGCTGTCGGGCACGTCCCACAGCTCGGGCTCGCCGACGCCGCTTGTCATATCGAGCAGCTCGGCCAGGGTGGTCTCGTCGTAGGCCGTGCCGAGGAAGTCGGGCCGGTAGTCGGTGACCCGGTCCTTGACGCTGCCGATGGCGCCGTCCGCCAGGGCGATGCAGACCAGCATCGACGTCACCGACTTGGAGATGCTGAACAGCTGCATGCGGGTGCGCGGACCGGCGAAGGCGCCGGGATAGGTCTCGTGCACGATCTCGCCGTGGTGCAGGACGACGAACGCCGTCGTGAACGTGCGGCGGTGCAGGTCGGTCAGGGTGTGGTCGGCGTCGGCGAAGCGGTAGGTCAGGTCGAGCGGGTCGGGGCTCAGCGGCAGCGGGCGGTGCGGCCCGCTACGGGCCACGCGCTCGGTCGGCATCAGCCAGTTCATGTGGGTGAACGTCCACTCGTTGAACGGCCGCCGCATGATCAGGTCGCCCTGCCGGTCCCACCAGGAGGGTTCCCGGGTGGTCCGGATCGCGGGCCGGTCGGTCGTGCTGGTCATGTCGGTCCCCCGCAGTCGTCGTCCGTGCCGTCGTCGGTGCCGTCGGTCGGGCGTGCCCGGTCGGAGATGTCGCCGAAGCTCTCGCGAAGCGTCGTGCCGCTGGTCGTGCCCACCGGCTCGAGGTAGCTGTTCAGGATGGCGAGCACGGCCATGCCGGCCAGGTTGTCCGGGGGGCCGTCGCCGAGGACGCCGGCGCTCGGATCGCCGAGATTGCGGATGGCGAAGCCCTCGGTGATCGCGGCGAGCATGTTGGTGAACTGGTCGAGGGTGATGCCCTCGCGCAGTTGGAAGCCGCGGGCGGCGATGGTGGACTCGTAGATCTTCTTCCACGGGTCGAGCGCGCCCTCGTAGTTGCTGGAGATCGCGTCGTGGATGCCGTCGTTGCGGTGTGCGGTGGCGACCATCAGCAGCTGCAACCGGAACAGCGGCATGCGGCAGATGGTCTGCAGCTCGTGATAGGTGGCCCGGTCGACGACGTCGACGAAGCTGGCGTCGGTGCTCACCCAGCTGCCCCGGGTCTCGATCTCCGCGTTGTACTGCGGGTCGTAGTTCATGTCGTGGAAGATGAAGGCCAGCAGGTCGTTGAGGTAGTCGTCGTGGCAGGCCCAGGTGGAGCGGTAGGGCCCGTCGCCCTTCTGGCGCAGGAACGGCGGCTCGAGATTCTCCATCTCGCGCGAGAGCGCGCGCTCGCTGAGGAAGCGGATGCCCGACCAGTACGGCTTACGGCCGCTCTCCGCGGCGGCCGCGGCCGCCGCCGGTTCGTCGCCGCCGAAGTGCTGCTCGATCAGGTTGGCGCCCGCCTTGAGGTACGAGGCCACCTTCGGCGAGTTGATGAGCGCGACCCGGGTAGCCTCCCGGACGCCCTTGACCCTCGTGACGATGCCAGAGAAGTCCTGATCGTAAGGGAAAGGCAGATCCTTCTTGCCGTAGGTCATGACTCGATTGTTGTCCGATTCAACGCCCAGACAAGTGCGCACGTGCGTAGTACTCGGAGTCTAGGCCTCGCGTATTCGCCGACAGCGGTAATTATGACGTCGAGTGAGCGCGCAATAACAGAGAGGTAACAATTATTCGAGCGAGGTGCGGGCGATCGCACTCTCGGTGAGGCTGCCGAGCCACAGCGTGTTGCCATGCTGGCGAACGCCGGTCGTCATCACGTACCGGCCGGCCGGGCCGTGCAGCGTGCGCAGCACCGTGCCCTCGGAGTCCACAAGGGCCGCGATGGTGTACGGCAGCGGCTGCGGCTGGAGGCGGGCGGGCAGCACCGCCGCGATCCGCCGCAGGTGCGGGTGGGGCAGCAGCTTCTCGGCGATCGCTACCCGCGGGCTGGCCAGCGCGATCCAGTAGGTGCCGTCGCCGACCGACGACATGTTGTCCGGGTACGCGGGCAGGTCGCCCAGGTCTCGCACGGCGCCGTCCGGCAGCGAGATGCGCAGCAGCCGGTGCGACACCGTCTCGCAGACCAGCAGCGCGTCCTGCTCCGGGGTGAGCGCCACGCCGTTGGGGAAGTGGAAGCCCTCGGCCACCACTGCGGTGCGGCCGCTGCCGGGGTCGTACGCGAGGACGCGGCCGTTGGGCCGGTGTTCCAGCAGGTCGCGACGCCAGTGCGAGACCGGGAAGCGGTTGGAGCTGTCGGTGAAGTAGACGACACCGTCGGCCGCGACGGCGGCGTTGTTGCACAGCAGGATGCGGCTGTCGCCGACCCGGTGCGCCAGGTCGGTGACGGTGCCGTCGCCGGTGATCCGCAGCAGGCCCCGGTAGGCGTCGCAGACGATCAGGCTGCCGTCGCGCGGATCGATCTCGATGCCCAGCGGCCGGCCGCCGGTGTCGGCGAGCGGCTCGGGCACGGCGCCGGCGTGCGCGTCGGGCTGCCAGCGCCAGATCCGCCCGTCCTCCGTACCGGAGTAGACGTGGCCCTCGGGGCCGACCGCGACGTCCTCCGGTCCGTGGCCGGGCACCGTCAGCAGCTCGACGTCGTCCAGGCGGGTGTCCGCCGGCGCCCACGGCCCGGTCAGCGGCGGCGGGGTGGTGGCCGGCAGCTTCACGGGCCGGATGAGCCACGGCGCGGGCGGGCGCGGAATCGTCATCCGACCATTTTGTCCTCTCCCGGCCCGGCGTCAATGATCAGGGCCGCTGGGGGACAACACCGGGTAAACCCTGATCGCGGCGTCGGGGCCGGTGGCCGGAATGTCCGGTGCGCCGCGGCGCCCGCGCCGGGTACGCGCGTTTTGCCGGTTACCGCTGTCGCCCATCCGTCCGCGGCCCGCCGGCGGCGGGATCAGGGGGCTACGCGGGTCCAGCCCGGATGTTCACAGTCCGTGCGCTGCCTACGTTCAGGTTCGACACAGAAACCCCGACCGTAGGAGGCCCGTGATGGGCAGGCGACCGGTGACCGTACGCGTGGCGAGATGGAGCGCCGAGCACCCGTGGCGCGCACTGGCGCTGTGGGTGGTCTTCGTGGCGGTGTGCTTCGTCGGCGGCAACGCCGCCGGCATGAAGGAGGCCACCGCCGAGGACATGGCGGTCGGCGAGTCCGGCCGCGCCTCGGTGATGATCGAGAACGGCGCGTTCGGCGACGAGCCGGCGATCGACAATGTACTTATCACCTCCCGCGGCGGCGCCCTGGACACCGCGGCCGCGACCGCCGCGGCGAAGGACGCGGCCGCGAAGCTGCGCGGCGTGCCCGGGGTGGCGGGGGTCGGCGACCCGGTACCGGCGCACGACGGCTCCGCGCTGCTGCTCCCGATCACCATGAGCGGCGACCCCGAGACCGCCTCCGACCGCGTC belongs to Amorphoplanes digitatis and includes:
- a CDS encoding ABC transporter substrate-binding protein, with amino-acid sequence MKYRLTAAVAALTLSIAGCSGATSDAGTDDKPAAGSKGTVKIAVNPWVGYEANAAVVGYLLEHELGYTVDKKNLKEEISWQGFETGEVDVILENWGHDDLKKTYIQEKKTAVEVGPTGNKGVIGWYVPQWMVDKYPDITDYKNLNKYADLFKTSESKGKGQLLDGDPSFVTNDAALVGNLKLNYEVVFSGSEAAIIKAAQQATAQTKPLLFYFYEPQWLFAKEKYVRVKLPAYTAGCDADPKKVACDYPDYTLDKIASKKFADTNSTAYQLVKNFQWTNEDQNLVSDYITNQGMTAEAAGEKWVKEHEATWKPWIPSAA
- a CDS encoding M14 family zinc carboxypeptidase translates to MDSPRTLAGLGALLLAAALVSNPASAEPVEPVPGAHSTRDFGNGPERNEIAATTAEASAEAARAAPLGATPDSRWTPPRRGYPRRTELRVYPENPADKSIKLGLVPYHGIAPRLNALQAASDRVSAEVIGHSALGRDLYLVTVTAPESAAEAARQDRWRALIEDDPGAARRDKALVRGYKTPVWINANIHGDEWEGTDGALRVIERLAGATDPATRRLLERTRLYVTVTNNPDGRIAGTRANGAGFDINRDQATNSQPESRATRDVVIATQPFVMLDEHGYTGTTLIEPATPPHGQNYEYDLYIKHALPNAEGMEAAIQRLGHPETARADIPFRDFEPGDWDDWPPVFNPMYAIYQGAVGHTVEIPLAVNHGEYETLPVAELRRRAGVNTDVAAATIEAAIGYADEHRADLLADQIEQFRRGWAGAPSPEIPDGFVPGFGPEDRFSTRFPRAYVIPAGAAQRSPAAAARLVDHLVAGDVRVTRARHDFALAGRSYRAGSYVVDMHQPKRGLANALLEAGRDISALVPQMYDISGWSNRLLWGASVDVSATAAPRVATVAVTAASPTGAVAAARGRDLSLTMRDGADVRAVNALLDLGVELRRTDAATVVVPAGARREAEVVADRYGVRFTAAPRGSAGTAFTAPVIAAAVSADELFALREMGFDVRPVSTALLNAGAELSDADTLVVSSGLSYAQLNAVGKAEVDELLARGGVVTRGRTGAAFNAAAGLLPATAVTGRTDANGVVAVRNTGPVVGAGSLPYAFVFSPIWFTGTGFTVEQRYAAADPLIAGHWLPATPGAGGPEQAADQAAVISGVTARGGRAVMFGTEPLFRAHPKGLYAEFARALYWTAS
- a CDS encoding serine hydrolase domain-containing protein → MTSTTDRPAIRTTREPSWWDRQGDLIMRRPFNEWTFTHMNWLMPTERVARSGPHRPLPLSPDPLDLTYRFADADHTLTDLHRRTFTTAFVVLHHGEIVHETYPGAFAGPRTRMQLFSISKSVTSMLVCIALADGAIGSVKDRVTDYRPDFLGTAYDETTLAELLDMTSGVGEPELWDVPDSGIKRFEQAVMGGGDVAGLIRSAPRTAAPGEHFNYSTFDAQILGWVLEAATGTTLAEYAAKRLWRFIGADRDAYYWLTRARPRTALGAGSLNATPRDVARLGLLMANDGVADGIQIVPREWVRRSLGSDLPQLAVGSLGPSGYPHYGYSNQWWTLGDSAFQAFTGLGVHGQYLFVDPSADIVIVKCSAWPTQDDELRDLETITALRRIADHFA
- a CDS encoding SMP-30/gluconolactonase/LRE family protein, which produces MTIPRPPAPWLIRPVKLPATTPPPLTGPWAPADTRLDDVELLTVPGHGPEDVAVGPEGHVYSGTEDGRIWRWQPDAHAGAVPEPLADTGGRPLGIEIDPRDGSLIVCDAYRGLLRITGDGTVTDLAHRVGDSRILLCNNAAVAADGVVYFTDSSNRFPVSHWRRDLLEHRPNGRVLAYDPGSGRTAVVAEGFHFPNGVALTPEQDALLVCETVSHRLLRISLPDGAVRDLGDLPAYPDNMSSVGDGTYWIALASPRVAIAEKLLPHPHLRRIAAVLPARLQPQPLPYTIAALVDSEGTVLRTLHGPAGRYVMTTGVRQHGNTLWLGSLTESAIARTSLE
- a CDS encoding alpha/beta fold hydrolase — encoded protein: MNSALLKWVAAINVALVCAAILFFVGGPAGAAIAPGTVIVSGTATLPAELSSLANGKRIAYTTTALNGATATATGLVMTPKSNRKNKTVVWGHGTTGLADKCAPSASQAVFWPEARAAIAALLAKGWTVTAPDYPGLGTPGAHPYLVGLSEARAMIDSVKAARNLDNKLTTQYAIDGHSQGGQGALFAGQIAPAYDGALVLKGVSSIAPVSNVQIFAPLIPGTPGQGYLVMGLYGLNAVNPAFDPNSVLAAPAKQKTSVLQSGCLYEVLAAYETLTAEELLVGGALPQPVIDQLAANDDPAQSAPTAPVLLIQGTDDEAVPYGLTAGPLLDQLTGYQTQPVDFVSVDGANHDQTVFATTGQVADWIAARFA